One window of Phytoactinopolyspora mesophila genomic DNA carries:
- a CDS encoding LacI family DNA-binding transcriptional regulator, which yields MVTIRDVAARAGVSTATVSRVLNDDQRVRPETSQRVLDAVSALNYVPNSLGRSLRQQRSALWALIIADIENPFLTSVTRGVEDVAQSAGYSVLLCNSDENPDKEQQYLDIAEQSRVTGVLITPTSPAVDVHRLLTSGVPVVALDRPVRGPKSIDAVLVDSRGAARAAVEHLVAAGHRRIACITGPQRVFTAAERALGYREALQDAGIEPDPGLLHYADFKIAGARDAAREVLKSGDLEALLVTNSLMAVGVLEVIAEQGLTIGSDIDIVAFDDAPWTGLLSASISVVRQPAYELGRAAGELLLDKLTNAGQAARTIMLNATLID from the coding sequence TTGGTAACCATCCGTGACGTCGCGGCCCGCGCCGGTGTTTCCACGGCGACGGTCTCGCGTGTTCTCAACGACGACCAGCGGGTACGGCCCGAAACCTCACAACGGGTGCTCGACGCCGTCAGCGCGCTCAACTACGTACCCAACTCTTTGGGCCGCAGCCTCCGCCAGCAGCGCTCCGCGTTGTGGGCATTGATCATCGCCGACATCGAGAATCCTTTCCTCACCAGCGTCACCCGCGGTGTGGAAGACGTCGCCCAGTCGGCCGGATACTCGGTGCTGCTGTGCAACAGCGACGAGAATCCGGACAAAGAACAGCAATACCTCGACATCGCCGAGCAGAGTCGTGTCACTGGCGTACTGATCACCCCCACGTCTCCCGCGGTTGATGTCCACCGGCTGCTCACCAGCGGGGTGCCGGTGGTAGCGCTCGACCGGCCGGTACGTGGCCCGAAATCGATCGACGCCGTGCTGGTCGATTCACGCGGTGCCGCCCGCGCGGCCGTCGAGCACCTCGTCGCCGCCGGACATCGGCGCATCGCATGTATCACCGGGCCGCAGCGAGTCTTCACGGCTGCCGAACGCGCCCTGGGGTACCGGGAGGCTCTCCAGGACGCCGGTATCGAGCCGGACCCCGGCCTGCTCCATTACGCGGACTTCAAGATTGCCGGAGCGCGCGACGCAGCACGCGAAGTCCTCAAATCCGGTGATCTGGAGGCGCTGCTGGTCACCAACAGCCTGATGGCGGTCGGAGTCCTCGAGGTGATCGCCGAGCAAGGGCTCACCATCGGATCCGACATCGACATCGTCGCCTTTGACGACGCGCCGTGGACCGGTCTGCTGTCGGCCTCGATCTCGGTGGTTCGCCAGCCCGCCTATGAACTCGGCCGTGCAGCAGGCGAGCTACTACTCGACAAACTCACCAACGCCGGCCAGGCGGCCCGCACCATCATGCTGAACGCCACGCTGATCGATTAG